TAGACCGTCGCTTTATGCCCCTGACCGATCAGAATCGCCTCGGCCTCTTCGGCCACCAGCAGCGAGTTACCGTACATTGTGCCGACAAAAATGCCTACTTCAGCCATGCTTCACTCCCTTCATTATCGCTATTGCTGTTCATCCTGAACGTTGCTCGCCACAAACTCAACCCTTTCATTTTCGGGGAGTTGTCCCATCCAGCCAAACTGTGACAGCGCCTGCATCCAGACGTCATCCAGCCCCGCGCGGATCACCAGCGGCTCGCCGGTGAACGGGTGCGTCAGACTGAGCTGGCTGGCGTGCAGCATCAGGCGGTTGCAGCCAAAATGTTCGGCGGCGCTGCGGTTCTGGCGCAAATCACCGTGCTTGCTGTCACCAATAATCGGATGACGCAGATGGGAGAGATGGCGGCGCAGCTGGTGCTTGCGACCGGTTTTCGGTTCCAGTTCTACCAGTCCGTAGCGCGTGGTCGGGAATTTACCGGTGGCAACGGGCATTTCGACCGTCGCCAGACCGCGATAATCGGTCACCGCTGGTTGAGGATCTTTGTTTTCACGGGCAAATTTATCGGCGATTTTATCCAGCTCTTCGACTAGCGGATAATCGAGCGTCGCGTCGTCCATCAGCCAGCCGCGCACAATAGCGTGATAGCGTTTTTGAATTTGATGCTGTTCGAACTGCTGAGATAAAAGCCGCCCGGCTTCACTGGAAAGGCCCATCAGCAGGACGCCCGAGGTCGGTCGGTCCAGACGATGAACGGTAAACACGTGCTGACCAATCTGGTCGCGCACGGTCTGCATCACCACGACTTTCTCATCGCGATCCAGCCAGCTACGGTGCACCAGCCAGCCAGAAGGTTTATTGACCGCGACCAGCCACTCGTCCTGGTAGAGGATCTCAATGGTCATGCCTGGCCGCCAGCAAACAGCGTATCCAGACGTTGCAGTTCAATCAGTACGACATCGCGCACCGGATGCTGCGCATCCAGCGCCATTTCGTAATATGGGGCGACGGCAAAATCATGCGGGAGCGGATAACCTCCGTCCAGCAGCGCATGCAGGCGCGGGATGAGCACCCATTGCAGCCATTCAAACGGCTCAAGGGTGTCCAGGCAAAAAGGCTGGGTGCTTTCGAATGCCTCTGGCTGCGGCGCCGTTGCCTGCCACAGCTGATGGTGGCGCAACAGAGCCTCGATGGCGTGCAACTGCGCACGAACGCTGTCGTTATGCGTCATAAAAACCTCAACTGAAAAACTGAACGGCGCGCAGCATAGCATTGCGGAACGTAGAAATAAAAAAAGGGAGCACTGTATAAACAGTGCTCCCGGTTCGTTTCGCAGCATTCCAGCTACAATTTGTGCTCCCTGCTCGTCCGTGACAACTTTTCCAGTGGCCGTGAGGCCTGGTCATCCGTAACCGCGCATCCTGCTCACATCGTCCTAATGCGAATGTTCCATCCTGAAACGTCCTGGCCTTCCTGACCCACCGGGCATCATGTCCGGTTCTCATTCTCCGTCCTGGAGGTGTCCCTTACGCATCCTGCGTTATCCTTTTGCTTCAATCCTGAAGCCTTCCTGCAGCGCCATCCTGACGTATCCTGTGTGAGAAATGTCATCATCCTGATGTTCATCTCTCGTGTCGTCATCCTGTCGACGGGATATAGAATCCCCTATTACGCTTCGTCTTACAACCCACCTACACAGACTTACATTCATCACGCGTTGAGTAACAGTGAAGAGATGTTAATCTAACAATATGAAATTATTAATTTTTAATGGGTTTGTCGCTGAAGTATTATCGATTTATTGCGGTGATCTCTCACAAAGCGTGTAAGAGATCTCTCACAAAAGCTGTAGCACAACGGATTACAAAACGGGTTCAAGCTGCGTGAGGAATTCCGCAAGTGAGGGGGCGAGAATTTCGCGCTTGCGGGTACCGAGCGTCTCTTTAATCACTTCACCATTCAGATTACAGACAGCGATCACATCCAGTTCGCTGTCCAGCGTGGCGATAAATAACGTCGGTGAAAGCTTCAGGCGTTTTTGCGTCACCAGATGACCAATCAAGTTCTCCTGAACTCGCTGGAAATCGTCTTCGCTCCAGGTTTGTAACAGCGTCAGCGTTTCACTGCCAAAACGGGCGCGCATATCCCCGGCAAACTGTGTGGTATAGAACGCATGAACGGCTGGTTGTACCACAATGTCCATCGCGCGTTCAACCGCAT
Above is a window of Lelliottia jeotgali DNA encoding:
- a CDS encoding Syd protein, whose protein sequence is MPSPCIITSLDDKVIWQPQPFTLEQNVNAVERAMDIVVQPAVHAFYTTQFAGDMRARFGSETLTLLQTWSEDDFQRVQENLIGHLVTQKRLKLSPTLFIATLDSELDVIAVCNLNGEVIKETLGTRKREILAPSLAEFLTQLEPVL
- a CDS encoding YqcC (clustered with tRNA pseudouridine synthase C) codes for the protein MLCCAPFSFSVEVFMTHNDSVRAQLHAIEALLRHHQLWQATAPQPEAFESTQPFCLDTLEPFEWLQWVLIPRLHALLDGGYPLPHDFAVAPYYEMALDAQHPVRDVVLIELQRLDTLFAGGQA
- a CDS encoding tRNA pseudouridine synthase C — protein: MTIEILYQDEWLVAVNKPSGWLVHRSWLDRDEKVVVMQTVRDQIGQHVFTVHRLDRPTSGVLLMGLSSEAGRLLSQQFEQHQIQKRYHAIVRGWLMDDATLDYPLVEELDKIADKFARENKDPQPAVTDYRGLATVEMPVATGKFPTTRYGLVELEPKTGRKHQLRRHLSHLRHPIIGDSKHGDLRQNRSAAEHFGCNRLMLHASQLSLTHPFTGEPLVIRAGLDDVWMQALSQFGWMGQLPENERVEFVASNVQDEQQ